In the genome of Calditrichota bacterium, the window ATGGCTACCAGGTGGGAAAATTGTACGGTCAATAAGATCGTTAAAATCATTAACCATTACGTAGTTTTTTGCAATATTGATAAACTCTAGCTGATCGGAAAAAAATCTACGGAGTAAAGCGGCACGCACACCAATCTTAGCAGAAGGCATCAATTGCAGTCCATCGGGTGCAATCTGGTAATAACGTCTGATTGCATTTGCAATATCTGTAAGTGAGCTGTCATTATTTGCAGCTGCACGCACCAGAAAAGCTGTTTTATCCTGCTGCATCCATTTCTGGATATTTGTAAGAATTTCCGTTTTGCTAAGATATTTTTGAGCCAGCTTAAAAACTTCGGAACTAATTTCTTCAGAATGGGCAAATGTTCTTTTTTGAAGAGGTGTATTTACTTCACCCAAAACTTCGCTTTGTTGGTATTGTTGAATAGAGCTGAATTCGTGAAGAAGATGTTCAGCTTCAGGAATGCCTTGCCAAACCAGGTGATTCAGCATTTTACGGGATATGCGGATAAATAAATCGGGATCAGTCCTTTTTAGTAATTCTAAAACAACCTTCCATTCACCCTCTTTTCTTTCGCTGAAATCTTGCTTTGTTGTTTCCCATTTGTTAAAAACGAGTTTAAGCTTTTGGTACATTACATAATGGCTTAACCGCGTAGCAATATTATTGATTAAAATTACTTCATCTTCTAAGAAAGGACTGTTATTTTGTTCCGGTTTTTCCTCAGTATAATAAACACGTATATAGCCACTATTTCTACCATTAACTTTTATATCTGCATGGAGCATCCAGGGCGATTCACGAAAAGCATCAGAAATATACTCTTTCCTTCCATACATAATCTGAACGCGGCATACTTCAGGATATTGCCATCCGATTGGAATTATATTTACTATTTGATTTAGCGCGTCAGTTGTACTTAAATCAGGAACGGCCAGAACTTCTTCGATTTCATACATGCAGTTTAATTCACGTACGCGTTCTTCTAAACTTACAACAAGTGTATCGAAGGATTTTTTTGGTTGGGTCATAAAATTTGAATCCAAAATAAAACATTTGAAATAGCTATTGTTATGAGTTTCAATTTGCTAGTTACAGGTTAGCTTCACCATGTAACGAATTAAACTGCTTAACATCCTCGGGCTTGAGGCTATATAAAGTTATTCTAACCTGTAACTTGTAACACGCAACTTGTTTTATACCCACCCTCTGTCTTTACAGGCCTGTGCAACACGGCTGATTGAAATTACATAAGCAGCATCACGCATAAACAGTTTTTTCTTTTCTGCCAGTTCATAAACTGCTAAAAATGCGTCAGTCATTTTCTGATCCAATCTTTCAAGTACCTCTTCGCGTGGCCAGAAAAAGTTCATATTACTCTGAACCTGCTCAAAATAACTGCAGGTAACGCCACCGGCATTAGCTAAAAAGTCAGGTATTACAAATACACCTTTTTCTTCTAGAATGGCATCTGCTTCAGGCGTTGTAGGACCGTTTGCGCCTTCTGCAACAAGTTTTACAGAGCTTTTAACTTTAGTGACAGTTTCAGCGGTTATCTGGTTTTCAATGGCTGAAGGAATTAATATATCCACTTCTTGCTCAATCCAGGCATTACCATCTAAAATTTCATAACCAGCTTCTTTCGCCTTGGCTTTATCAATTCCACCAAAACGATCTGTAATATTTATCAAAGTGTTATAATCAATTCCCTCAGCTTTTTTAAATGTATAAGAGGTCTGATCTGTTTGATCCCAGCAAGAAACACAAATAACTTTTCCACCCAGTTCTTCATAAAGTTGAATGGCGTATTGGGCTACATTTCCAAATCCCTGCACTGCAGCAGTTGTATTTTTTACATCAATACCCAATTTTTTCAATGCTTCACGCACTGTGTAAATAACGCCATAACCGGTTGCTTCTGTTCTTCCTAGAGAGCCTCCCATTCCTACAGGTTTGCCAGTTATGAAACCAGGAAATTTTGAACCATGAATGGTTTCAAATTCATCAAGCATCCATAACATATGCTGGCCGTTTGTCATAACATCCGGTGCAGGCACATCGGAGAGCGGGCCAACATTTTTGGCAATCTGGCGAACCCAGCCGCGGCATATTTGTTCTTGTTCCCCGGGTGTTAAATTATGAGGATCACAAATAACCCCACCTTTACCGCCGCCTAATGGCAAATCCACAACCGCTGTTTTCCAGGTCATCCACATGGAAAGGGCACGAACTGTGTCAATAGTCTCCTGAGGGTGAAAACGAATCCCGCCTTTGGATGGTCCTAATGCGTTATTGTGCTGAACTCTGAAGCCTTTAAATACTTTTGTTTTTCCGTTATCCATTTTTACTGGGATACTAAAATGATATTCGCGTAAAGGATCGCGTAATAATTCTCTTGTTCCTTCATCTAAGCCAATTAAATCTGCTACCTTGTCAAACTGAGTTTGAGCCATTTCGAAAGCGTTGAATGATTTGTCTGCCATTCTGTGTTCCTTTCACAAAACAAGTTTTAGTTTTTCTTTATGTTTATTTATAAAAAACAATCATACCTAAATATACGGCATTAAAAGTCAAAAGAAAATAACGAAATTGGTTTCTTTTACAATAAATCTTAAAAAGCGTAATTACGCATAAAAACAGCAAGGAAGATATTAATTGGGTTGATTAGGGTTTTAATCTTTAAAAAAGGATATAACCTGAAAAGGTGTACGGTTGCTCCCCGGAAATTGAGCAGGTTTAAAAAACACCGTAAATATTATCAAAATTACTTTAAATAAACGCTAATATTGTTTGCTTTCCTTCCGAAAAACCATTATCCTTGGTGGAGTAAAATCCCTTAAAAAAGAGTAAAGTGGGGAGAAAATCCAAAATAGTATGACAAATTATAATTTTACTGGTGAGTTCATCTGTTCACTGGACAGCAAAAACCGTTTGAACGTCCCCTCCGGCATCAGGAAGATGATCGGCCCGGAAGCAAACAATACACTTATCTTCGCACCTGGTTTTGAAAAGAGCAACTTAAACCTCTATATGCTGGATGAATGGAAGAACCTCACTGATAGTTTCAGGAAGTTTAACTTAAATGATAAGCATGCGCAACAATTTATAAGGCTTTTTGTTGGCGGTGCTCATACTGTAGTTATGGATACGCAAGGTAGGATAATGTTGCCTGCACGAATCCTGGAACAAG includes:
- a CDS encoding Glu/Leu/Phe/Val dehydrogenase translates to MADKSFNAFEMAQTQFDKVADLIGLDEGTRELLRDPLREYHFSIPVKMDNGKTKVFKGFRVQHNNALGPSKGGIRFHPQETIDTVRALSMWMTWKTAVVDLPLGGGKGGVICDPHNLTPGEQEQICRGWVRQIAKNVGPLSDVPAPDVMTNGQHMLWMLDEFETIHGSKFPGFITGKPVGMGGSLGRTEATGYGVIYTVREALKKLGIDVKNTTAAVQGFGNVAQYAIQLYEELGGKVICVSCWDQTDQTSYTFKKAEGIDYNTLINITDRFGGIDKAKAKEAGYEILDGNAWIEQEVDILIPSAIENQITAETVTKVKSSVKLVAEGANGPTTPEADAILEEKGVFVIPDFLANAGGVTCSYFEQVQSNMNFFWPREEVLERLDQKMTDAFLAVYELAEKKKLFMRDAAYVISISRVAQACKDRGWV